Proteins encoded by one window of Rariglobus hedericola:
- a CDS encoding acyl-CoA thioesterase, with the protein MITSRASVSVRYAETDMMRVVYHGSYLPWLEIGRTHLLKEHGLPYRELEAEGFFLPVLEVSLRYLRPAKYDDEVTIVTFLREKPSLRIRMEYELFRGAEKIATATSLHAFIDRAGKPVRPPAAFVTMIDKVFATG; encoded by the coding sequence ATGATCACGTCCCGCGCCTCCGTCTCCGTTCGCTACGCTGAAACCGACATGATGAGAGTCGTTTACCACGGGAGTTACCTGCCTTGGTTGGAAATCGGCCGGACCCACCTGCTCAAGGAACACGGCCTGCCCTACCGCGAACTGGAGGCCGAAGGATTCTTCTTGCCCGTGCTGGAGGTCAGCCTGCGTTACTTGCGCCCCGCCAAATACGATGACGAGGTTACCATCGTGACTTTCCTCCGCGAAAAACCCTCCCTGCGCATCCGCATGGAATATGAACTTTTTCGTGGTGCTGAAAAAATCGCCACTGCGACCTCGCTCCACGCCTTCATCGACCGCGCCGGCAAACCGGTGCGCCCTCCCGCCGCGTTCGTGACTATGATCGATAAGGTGTTCGCCACCGGTTAA